In Glycine max cultivar Williams 82 chromosome 10, Glycine_max_v4.0, whole genome shotgun sequence, the DNA window TACTTTTCGAACTTTAACTTTGGACTTTGGAGTGAACTCTCTTACGActttaaacaaaatttcaaaccTCGATGATCTAAATCCAACAATTCTAATTTCCTCATTCTTCTCCACAAAGCGATAGGTTAGTTTCTCAAGAGACAACAATGTTGCACGAGCTTCTGCTGTCGTTGCTGGGCTACACCGGCGACTTAATCATCGACGGCCGGGACCAGCTCACCGCCGAAACCCCCATCTCCGACGAATGCACTTTCAAGCTCGCCCCCGACATCCCTTTTATCGACCCAAGCGACAGGTTCTTCTCACTGTaaccttcatttttttattttttttctgaaccCCAAGATACAATTCGTTTATTTTGTGGGGGTATTTTTATAATGGGcactttgaaaattgaaattttcgaATGGATTGTGTTGTTGGGTGCAGGGAACTTATTGAGAGGATCATCGTGTTGGGGTTTTATTATAGGGAGATGGAGCGGTTTTCAGCAAAGTGTAGGGATTTAAGTTGGATAAGGTCTGCAAATGCGAAACCTTTGGAGAAAAAGGAGAAGGGAAGTGTTTATCGTAGGGCACTAGCCAGTGGCATTGTTGAAATACTCTCAGTTTATAGGTCTGCGGTTCTGCATATTGAGCAGAAGTTGTTGTCTGAAACCATGCCTATCTTGGCAACAGTTACTCAGGGTCTTAACAAGGTCATTTTTTCTGTTCccaccttttatttttgtgtgtgtgtgtattttgaTGTTGGCTttattttcgacttgctttccAGTTTCTTTGCCTTTTGCCTCCTCTATATGAGCTCATCCTAGAGATTGAGCGTGATGATATTCGTGGAGGTCAGCTTCTTAATCTTCTACATAAGAGATGTCACTGTGGAGTGCCTGAATTACAGACTTGCATGCAAAGGTATGCAATTCTTTTCACGCGTAGTCTTCTTTTGCTGTTGTGTTAGACTAGTAGTCAATAAACATTTGTGGTTTTAAGTCATGAATTTTTTAATGCTGTTAGTCACTACATAGTCTTTAgtgtagtaaaaaaattataggtgGGAAGAAAAAATATCTAAGACTATCATGTTGGTTGGTTTTCAGGTTAATGATGGATTTCTTTTTGGGTTTGATTTGTTTATTCTGATCCTTAAAACATTGCATCAGTCTTCAGATTACACTCCTGGTTAattcttattatcttttttgGTTATTCTTGTCCAAAGCTTAGGCTTCTTTGGCATGGACACCAGGTCATGTATAACCAGCTTGCATCCTGGATAGTTTATGGGATTCTTCAAGACCAGTATGGAGAGTTTTTCATTAGGAGGTAACTCAGTATTAATTTTTAGTGTGTATACTGTTGATATGCATGTTGTTGTGTTGAAATCAATTATAGAGGTAGACTGACGCGGCGGTGTTGTATTGCAAGAATGCTGATTAGATAATATATACTTTTCATTTATTATCCCAGTATTCCAAGCTTTTTGAAGGGCTGAAGGCCTttgttgaaaatttttatttccaCAATTGATGTATCATACTATTAAATTGAATATACAGAATTATTGTTGTCATAAGTTATCAAAACAATTGTAGCCCCTGCTATATTTCAATAGTTTCTGTTATATGCTGTTGTCAGCATGATTTTCCAATGACTAAACATTAACGATACTTATTTGTTTTATCTGTTAGAATGTATGAAAATATCTAATATTATATTGATCATATCTTATAATATCTTAGATTACCCTTTAGGATCAGTTTGCCTATTTTCTCCCTATATTTTAAGATTGATTACCATATTTCACAATCTCATGATTTGTGTCCTGTTAGTTAGGATTATGATTGTAAGGGTTGGTATTCTATGTTTTATGATCACATCATCACATTGTAATACATCACATCATATGAGGTCAGTATCAATTTCatagtatttttgttttttttttctttctattctgTGTCTCTATACTTAAAACTCCATAATTTCAACATTATCTATTATGTATATACTTAAGAGATTCTATTACCAAAACGATAAAAAGAAAGGTTTTATCACCTCCAATCTCTCCCCTCCAAACTAGAAAAAAACTATGTGCTAAAATATATGACGTGTTTGGtacatgaaaattaatttatctgGATATTAGTTCATCCTCTCCTTTCAAACTTTGTGATTGTTTGGTTGCATTGATAATTTCTTGTTTCTTATGTTTTGAGATCTTTTATTTGCAATTATATACTTGACCTGATTCGTTTGCTTTTCAGGCAAGAAGATAGAGATGTAGAAAATAGCTCATCTCATCCGGACATCTCTGAAAAGTTGGCACGCATGTCAACTGATGATGCATCTTTGACTGATTGGCACTTGGGCTTTCACATTTCTTTGGTAATTGCTCTCGTTATTGGCTAGTTCTGGACATGTCATGAGACTGAGCGATTTCCTTTGGGTGTGACTGTTTCaaggtttaaaatttattgCTGAGAATGTGAACTTTGGAATGTTATATTCCCATGATTGTTATGGGCCATAAAAAAGTATTCCTAGGTATTGTTCGGGCCTGGGAAAGTAGTAATACCTTGATTTACTTAATTTGTGTTCCTATGCTAGGGTTGGGAAAGTTATACTCGTAGGAATACGGAAAGTTATTTTCTATCCCAACTATAACGTCCATTTCTACTTACTTTTTATTCtaatcattttgaattttaaaagatattccTAGGAATATTAAAAtctaaccaaacatattttttaatttactcaGAAATAATATTTCTGGTTATAGTAGTCCTAGGAATGTCATTCCTTGGAATGCAGAATTATACCTTGAAACGGATGTCATCTTTTTGATGAATATTGTTTTGGCTCTTAGTGTTTGTAGCACTCTTTTTTGTATCAATGGCATTCCATGtctcattttttaatgaatGGGATTTTGTCCAGTTTAATACATGAAGTTCTTATTGTCCTTTACTTTAGATCGACAGGTCACCTGGTGTTTATGCatacaatttttattgtttacatATTTTGTTTTGCAGGATATGCTGCCTGAATATATACCTATGCGTGTTGCTGAATCAATTCTTTTTGCTGGCAAAGCTGTTAGGGTTCTGCGAAATCCAAGTCCTTCCTTCCAGTCTGGGGATGCTGTGCATCCTCAAATGCCTAAAAGCTTTCAGAAAATACATGGATTAGCAGGGCGTTTTCATTTTCAGAGGGAACCTGCAATTAATATGGGAATGGGAGAAgatttgcttccacaatctgaGGCAGATAAGATTGAAGCAATGCTTCTGAACCTAAAGGTTTTCATGTAGTTGGATTGTTGGCACCCTTTTATCTGGTTTACTTCAATGGTTTTAACGAACTGACTAATAAGTCTTTCTTTACTATTAACATTTCCAGTTAGTTTTTAAGCAAACTCATTAACTTTCCCCAGGAATCATCTGAATTTCATAAAAGATCATTTGAATGTGCTGTGGACTCTGTTCAGGCCATTGCAGCTAGTCATCTCTGGCAGGTGCTTAACATAATCTCCTGGTTCatgtatttattagtttttagaGCATTTATTTTCAGAAACTTCAATTTCTATTCCCTCCATGTCTGCAGCTTGTGGTGGTACGTGCTGACTTGAATGGCCACCTGAAGGCCTTAAAAGACTATtttcttttggcaaaaggagatTTCTTCCAGGTAAATCTTGAGATGTTATCTATACCAACATTTTGACTGGCAATGAGTATCTGTCAACTTGCCCATTTTTTCTATTTGTGTTAAAGAAAAGACTGTTTATTATCTTTAAAGCTTGGCATTTGTTTGAAATGGAAGTGAGAGAAGATGAACAGTTGGGGTTGGGGCATGGGGGTGATATGACCAAGAGTGCTTACCACCATGCCAACTCTTGACAAATAGCACCCTGCATCTGATGGGGCCCTTTCCTATTTAAGCCATAGGAAATGGGTCATTGGGTTGAACTTGACCCACAGACTCAACATGTCCCCTTGTGACCCTTTGGGCATGTCAAGGGGAATAGGAGTTTTGAACTTTTGATAACTATCCATCCATCAAATAGTGATTTCAATGATATGTTTTCTCCTTTTCTGCATGTGTTTGTTTTAACCCTTGAAAG includes these proteins:
- the LOC100819794 gene encoding gamma-tubulin complex component 4 homolog; protein product: MLHELLLSLLGYTGDLIIDGRDQLTAETPISDECTFKLAPDIPFIDPSDRELIERIIVLGFYYREMERFSAKCRDLSWIRSANAKPLEKKEKGSVYRRALASGIVEILSVYRSAVLHIEQKLLSETMPILATVTQGLNKFLCLLPPLYELILEIERDDIRGGQLLNLLHKRCHCGVPELQTCMQRLLWHGHQVMYNQLASWIVYGILQDQYGEFFIRRQEDRDVENSSSHPDISEKLARMSTDDASLTDWHLGFHISLDMLPEYIPMRVAESILFAGKAVRVLRNPSPSFQSGDAVHPQMPKSFQKIHGLAGRFHFQREPAINMGMGEDLLPQSEADKIEAMLLNLKESSEFHKRSFECAVDSVQAIAASHLWQLVVVRADLNGHLKALKDYFLLAKGDFFQCFLEESRQLMRLPPRQSTAEADLMVPFQLAALKTIGEEDKYFSKVSLRMPSFGITVKPSLLDLPKPTSSIDGSSGASLSNASSEVSVDGWDGIALEYSVDWPLHLFFTQEVLSKYLRIFQYLLRLKRTQMELEKLWASVMHQYHSDFPKHRNDQEKCSEAQQKRQRFRPMWRVREHMAFLVRNLQFYIQVDVIESQWNILQSHIQESHDFTELVGFHQEYLSALISQTFLDIGSVSRILDSIMKLCLQFCWNIENQDNCSNTSELEHIAEEFNKKSNSLYTILRSSRLAGSQRAPFLRRFLLRLNLNSFFEATAARGVLNVVRPRPTLPV